The following DNA comes from Candidatus Methylomirabilota bacterium.
CCACTACTACAAGTTCGAGGTCGAGGCCGAAGACGGGTCGGTTCCGATCGAGAATCACTATTTCGAGATCGGGGACCCGGGCTCGTTCGTGAACACCGCCGCGGTCGGGATCCTGGCGAGCGCCGAGCACGCCGACGCCGCGCGGAGGTTCGTCGACTACGTCACGGGCGAGGAGGGGCAGAGCTGGGTCGCGACCGAGACCTGGGAGTACCCGGTCGCCCCGGGCCACGAGCCCTCGGTGGACATCCTTGCCATCGGCCGGTTCGTGGGGCCCGAGAGCCAGGTGGACCTGTCCGATCTCGGTCCTGCGTTGCCGGGGGCGCTCCAGCTGCTCGCCGAGGTCGGGATGGTGTGATCTCGAATCCGCGAGTGGTCGAGGCGGGCGTGGGCGCGGCCATGGCCGGCATCCCTTGGCCGAGGCGGCGGCGCGTGCCGGCGGGGCTCGCCGGGGCGGCGCTCCTCGTGTGTGCGCTGGTCGGATTGCCCGTCGCGTACCTGGCGATCCGGGCGGCCGGGGCCTCGGAGGGGAGCTGGGACCTGATCCTTCGGTCCCGGACCGTCTGGCTCGCGCTGCGAACGGTCGGCCTTGCGGCGGCGGTGACGGCGACGGCCGGGGCGATCGGGGTGGCGTTTGCCTGGCTTGCGGTGAGGAGCGACCTTCCGTTCCGCAGGGTATGGGCGGTCCTGTACGCGCTGCCACTCGTCGTGCCGAGCTACGTCGGCGCGTTCGTGCTCCTCGCTGCGCTCGGCCCCAAGGGCCTGGTGCAGGGCTGGTTGGAGCCGCTCGGCGTCGACCGTCTGCCTGACATCGGCGGGTTCCCCGGCGCCTACGTCGCGCTCACCCTGTTCACCTACCCCTACGTGTACCTGGTGTCCGCGGCCGCGATCCGTGGCCTGGACCCCTCCCTCGAGGAGACCGCACGGACCCTGGGGCGTCCGCGAAGCGAGGTGTTCCGGCGCGTCACCCTGCCGCTACTGCGACCGGCGATCGCCTCCGGAGGGCTGCTCGTCGCCCTCTACACGCTGCACGACTTCGGCGCGGTGTCCCTCATGCGGTTCCCGACGTTCACGCAGGCCATCTATCTCCAGTATCGGGCCGCGTTCGACCGGACCCCCGCGGCGATCCTGTCGCTCATGCTCGTCGCGATCGCACTGGCGATCCTGGTCGCCGAGCAGCGCTTCCGGGGCCGTGCCCGCTACTTCCGGACGGGCGCCGGTGCCGCCCGGGAGCTCCCCGCGGTGCCGCTCGGGCGCTGGCGATGGGGAGCCCTGGTGCTGTCGGCGGCGGTCGTCGGGCTCGCACTGGTCCTGCCGGTTGGCGTGCTTCTCTACCTTCTCGTCCGCGGGGCAGGGGCGGGGATCGCATTCAACCTCACGGTGGGCGCCGCGGGGAACTCGGTGCTCATCTCGGCCGCCGGCGCCGTCGCGGCGGCGCTACTCGCCCTGCCGGTCGCGGCCCTTGCCGCGCGCTACCCGGGCCGAGGGGCCAACTCGGTCGAGCGCGTCGCGTACGCCGGGTACGCGCTCCCGGGGCTCGTGGTCGCGCTCGCGTTCGTCTTCTTCGCGGCGAGGTATGCACCGGCCGTGTACCAGTCACTGCCGCTCGTGATCGCGGCGTACGTCGTGCTGTTCCTGCCGCAGGTTGCAGAGCCGCTGAAGTCGGGCCTGCTGCAGCTGAGCCCGCGTGTCGAAGAGGCGGGGCGCACGCTCGGGCGCGGGCCGGGGGCCGTGTTCCGGCGGGTGGTCCTCCCGCTCCTCGCGCGGCCGGCGGCAGCCGGGATGGCCCTGGTATTCCTAACCTCGATGAAGGAGCTCCCGGCGACGTTGCTGCTCCGCCCGACCGGCTTCGAGACGCTCGCGACCAGGATCTGGACGTCTGCATCGGCCGGCCTTTACTCGCGCGCGGCCGTGCCGGCCCTGCTGATCGTGGTGGTTTCCGTCATCCCGCTCTCGGCACTCGCCCGCCGGGTCGGGGTCGAGGAGATCCGGGGGGACTGATGCCGAACCTCGTGCTCCGGTGCGCCGGCCTCGCGAAGCGCTTCGGCGACGTCGTCGCCGTCGATGGCTTCGAGCTCGAGGTGGATGACGGCGAGCTCCTATGCCTGCTCGGGCCGAGCGGCTGTGGCAAGACCACCGCGCTCCGCCTCATCGCCGGTCTGGAGCGGCCCGACGCGGGAGCGGTGGAGGTGGCCGGGCGATTGGTGGCGGGCCCCCGGACCTGGGTGTCGCCCGAGCGGCGTCGCGTCGGCATGGTCTTCCAGGATTGGGCGCTGTTCCCGCACCTCGACGTCCGGGGGAACGTGGCGTTCGGGCTCGACGGCGAGACGCAGGGTCGCGTCGGGGAGCTGCTCGAACTGTCCCGCCTCACAGGGCTCGAGGACCGGATGC
Coding sequences within:
- a CDS encoding extracellular solute-binding protein, yielding WLEGLMANGVRFYEDNGATTRAVAAGEIEVGLVNHYYKFEVEAEDGSVPIENHYFEIGDPGSFVNTAAVGILASAEHADAARRFVDYVTGEEGQSWVATETWEYPVAPGHEPSVDILAIGRFVGPESQVDLSDLGPALPGALQLLAEVGMV
- a CDS encoding iron ABC transporter permease, with the protein product MPAGLAGAALLVCALVGLPVAYLAIRAAGASEGSWDLILRSRTVWLALRTVGLAAAVTATAGAIGVAFAWLAVRSDLPFRRVWAVLYALPLVVPSYVGAFVLLAALGPKGLVQGWLEPLGVDRLPDIGGFPGAYVALTLFTYPYVYLVSAAAIRGLDPSLEETARTLGRPRSEVFRRVTLPLLRPAIASGGLLVALYTLHDFGAVSLMRFPTFTQAIYLQYRAAFDRTPAAILSLMLVAIALAILVAEQRFRGRARYFRTGAGAARELPAVPLGRWRWGALVLSAAVVGLALVLPVGVLLYLLVRGAGAGIAFNLTVGAAGNSVLISAAGAVAAALLALPVAALAARYPGRGANSVERVAYAGYALPGLVVALAFVFFAARYAPAVYQSLPLVIAAYVVLFLPQVAEPLKSGLLQLSPRVEEAGRTLGRGPGAVFRRVVLPLLARPAAAGMALVFLTSMKELPATLLLRPTGFETLATRIWTSASAGLYSRAAVPALLIVVVSVIPLSALARRVGVEEIRGD
- a CDS encoding ABC transporter ATP-binding protein; its protein translation is MPNLVLRCAGLAKRFGDVVAVDGFELEVDDGELLCLLGPSGCGKTTALRLIAGLERPDAGAVEVAGRLVAGPRTWVSPERRRVGMVFQDWALFPHLDVRGNVAFGLDGETQGRVGELLELSRLTGLEDRMPHELSGGQQQRVALARALAPSPDVLLLDEPFSNLDAQ